A part of Amyelois transitella isolate CPQ chromosome 12, ilAmyTran1.1, whole genome shotgun sequence genomic DNA contains:
- the LOC106141525 gene encoding polyglutamylase complex subunit TTLL1, whose product MNQDAKKIANSLYGRVNAPLEKCRVNFCTDMEKSVLMSNFERRGWNQVGPDDEWNFYWASTQTCRNLFSVESGYRMNDNQMINHFPNHYELSRKDLLVKNIKRYRKELEREGSPLAEKAEVILQGGQVVTRYVHLDFVPVTFVLPADYNMFVEEYRKSPQSTWIMKPCGKSQGTGIFLINKLSKLKKWSREAKTPFHPQLSKESYVISRYIDNPLLIGGKKFDLRLYVLVTSFRPLKAYLFQLGFCRFCTVKYDTSVTELDNMYVHLTNVSVQKHGGDYNSIHGGKMSVQNLRLYLEGSRGRAVTEKLFAAMQWLIVHSLKAVASVMANDRHCFECYGYDIIIDNQLKPWLVEVNASPSLTSTTVNDRILKYKLIDNILSVVLPPDGVPDVRWNKLPCPETLGSFDLLIDEELLEKDEPTVSGRSGKNTKANR is encoded by the coding sequence ATGAATCAGGACGCGAAGAAAATAGCGAATAGTTTATACGGTAGAGTGAACGCGCCACTTGAAAAATGTCGCGTTAACTTCTGCACCGACATGGAAAAATCAGTTTTGATGAGCAATTTCGAACGACGAGGCTGGAACCAAGTCGGGCCAGATGACGAATGGAACTTCTACTGGGCGTCAACGCAAACATGCCGAAATCTATTCAGCGTCGAAAGCGGCTATCGCATGAACGACAATCAAATGATAAATCATTTCCCCAATCATTACGAACTATCAAGAAAGGACCTGCTCGTTAAAAACATCAAAAGGTATCGCAAGGAACTCGAAAGGGAAGGAAGCCCTTTGGCTGAAAAAGCTGAGGTAATATTGCAAGGCGGGCAAGTAGTAACTAGATACGTTCATCTCGATTTCGTACCTGTCACATTCGTGCTTCCGGCCGACTACAATATGTTTGTTGAGGAATATCGTAAATCCCCGCAGAGCACTTGGATTATGAAGCCTTGCGGAAAATCTCAGGGTACCGGAATTTTCCtcataaataaactgtcaaAGCTTAAGAAATGGTCTCGCGAGGCGAAAACTCCTTTTCATCCGCAGTTAAGTAAAGAGAGCTACGTGATTTCTCGGTACATAGACAATCCGCTGCTAATAGGAGGCAAAAAGTTTGATCTTCGACTTTACGTGTTGGTAACTTCGTTTCGTCCTCTCAAGGCTTACTTGTTCCAACTTGGTTTCTGCAGGTTCTGCACGGTGAAGTACGACACTAGCGTCACGGAGTTGGACAACATGTATGTGCACCTGACTAATGTTAGCGTACAGAAACACGGCGGGGATTACAACAGCATTCACGGGGGCAAAATGAGCGTTCAAAATTTGCGACTGTATTTAGAAGGGAGTAGAGGCAGGGCTGTCACTGAAAAGTTGTTTGCGGCAATGCAGTGGTTGATCGTGCATTCTTTGAAGGCGGTGGCTTCCGTGATGGCTAATGACAGGCATTGCTTTGAATGTTACGGTTATGATATCATTATTGACAATCAGTTAAAGCCGTGGTTGGTAGAAGTTAATGCATCCCCGTCTCTCACATCAACCACGGTAAACGacagaattttgaaatataagttaatcgataatattttatcagtaGTATTGCCTCCAGATGGCGTGCCGGATGTGCGTTGGAATAAACTTCCATGCCCTGAAACTTTGGGAAGTTTTGATTTACTTATTGATGAAGAATTATTGGAAAAGGATGAACCAACAGTATCAGGTCGATCTGGTAAAAATACTAAAGCGAatagataa